Genomic window (Leishmania infantum JPCM5 genome chromosome 27):
cgccgccgccgccgtcactcGCATGCGCAAGTCGATGGCCTTCGTCGTCCTCACCCCGTTGCCGGTGAATAGTCCCTCTCACTGTTCTACTCTGGGTGTACCTCTGGATACTAACATTGCGCCTTCGAATGTTCGACAGAACTCCGTGCATCTGCAcctaaacacacacacacacacctacataTGCCCCCGTCCCCCTTGATTATCTGTTTCGCgttcaccgccaccgcagaaCGTATGGAACCACACGCCACACTTTCACCTCCGTTGTGATCCCATCGGACATGTTGAATATTGTTCTCGCCAAGCGTACCCCGGAACAGGTGGTTGTGGAGCACGCGGGCAGCACCCTGGATGAGGGCGCCGATACCCTTCCCCGCGGTTCAGCGCCGCGATGTGTTTACATTCAGCACAGAAGACACCACCCCATGGAGCGGCTACGCGCATGCACTGGTGGCGCGCCGCAATATGCAAGAGGCACTTGACGTGTATGCCGAGCACTAACGTCATGGTGCGTTGTAGGCACGTATGGCCCCGCGtgccgaagcagcgccgcggcgcatcgACACTGCAGTTGCTGGTGGCCTGCATCACAGGGTTTTTGTTACTGGGACGACGACGCCCAACAGACACTTAAGCGCAGGGTTGACGTCAGGCTTTCGAGGCGATTGGGGGTGCGAGGGATgtaaagagagagggtgaggagggggcacGAAATGCATGCATGCGTACCCCAGTGGTGCCGATGTGACCGCAGTGCCcttgcgtcgtcgtctctgGCTTGATGTGGGCACTCCTACCGCGATGGTGTACCCCTGATGGCACAAGtcgagcaggcgcacacagccACACTTATTCTATCCGTGGACTGTCCCGTTCTTGCAGTCTCCCTTCGGAGTCCTTccgctgtgtgtgttttgcgTTTTTGATGAGCCCATTGAAATGTGTCGAGGGCTTGTGTGCGCAAAGCCGCGTCTGCTGCATCTTCCTGCGGTAGTGGTGTGCACCGCATGTGTGGCAATGGtgtgtgcccctccccccctttGCCGGTCATCCATCCGGCCctcttttgcttttcttcgTGTTTTTTCTTGATGGCTTACTCGCcctaccccacccccttcctctcgtTATGGCCTCCCTTCTGCTAGTATGGCAGCATGCCAGCCTTCCCTTGTTTTGTCTCCCGCTGTGTCCCTCATCCGATAcggtgcctctctctctgtgtcttaTGAagccgctcctgcagcgggGCGCCTTTTGCCGACGAACGTTCAAAGGCGCACCTGCCCaggcgagcacacacacccagccacacatacacacacacgaagggCTGCAACGGCACGGGCGCACATTCGCGCATATAAACTGTTTGCCCAGAGCGTGTAAgttggaaaaaaaaaacgaaaaaaaagtggAGTACAAGGGATGCGAGAAAAGGGGACATGCTCGCAGGACTGCAACGTGCTGCCGTCTtttcgccctctcctccatcaGCTCCTTGGTGGCTCGGCCCCGCACTTGCTCACATCTCTTAGGGGCATGTGTGCCTCGCATCTCTTTGTCTTTGCGCGTGCATAGGAGGACTGCCTGCATGCCTTTCCTCACTCTTTCTTCACGccatccctctccccctccctccacgaaatccctccttccctcacAGACCTTTATCAGCCAGGACATGCTGGCACGCACTTCGTCGCAGTCAGCACGCACATCTCTTTCGTGAGGACCTTCTGTGCCGTTCTCTGTCGGCCTGCGCTCCTAGGCAGGCAAGCTGAGGCGATACCATGCTCCACGTTGTCCTCTTCAAGACCGACGCGAAGAAGCTCGCGAAGGAGTTCCCTGGAAACTCCCTCGAGGAAGCGATCGAATCACTGCGCCAGGCCAAAATCCCCGGCCTTGTTGACTTTAACATACGACCCAAGAATACCAGCCCCTGGCCAGGCTACCAGGATGATTCGCAGggctacacacacgcattGATGTCGAGTCATGTgagcgcgagcgcgctgcgcacctACGCTGAGCATCCGGTGCacaaggtgctgcaggcgcgcctcCTAAAGTGTGTcacggcgccgcctctccgcaTGGATCTCGATATTCATCCCAACCTGTAAAAACGATGGCgaggcgaaaagaaaaacgacaCAAGTCCTTCTATTCACTTAGATGTCATACCTCATATTGCGCGTTGCCACGTATCCGCAAGTCTCGATATccgactgcagctgcgctaTGATGTGCCTCCCtctgtgcttttttttttcgtctgtgtgtgcgtgggtgtatAAAAAAGCGTCTAGGCTGAAGACTAGTTTGCTTAGCGGTCATTGCGTGGCAGGCGGAGAGTgttcagcagcagaaggcAGCTGCAGTAGCATGCAGGAGGGGGGAGTCTGGAAACTGAGAAGAACAAAGATGTGGCGCTTCGCAGCACTCATGACTCCCCGCGTGCAGCGGACGAATGTGTGCATCTGCATCTGTGTGCTTGAGTGTGTCTCAAAGACGTGTGCCGCCCCACTGTCATCACACATGGCTTACAAGCTATTTCCATctcatgtgcgtgtgctcatCGGCGTCCGCCCCCTCACGGCCGCTGCTAGTGCATTAGCCTACCTGGGCACCGTTTGTGCCCcgctttgtgtgcgtgccatcTCGCTTGGTTCCttcgccacccctccccttgcGTCGTGCTGTCAGCTCGACGGTTCCATCTCGATCTCCTCACATCGTCTGTGTTTCGCTGTCTTGCGCCCTTCGTTGAAGGCTTGTATAATCACAGACACCATCACAGCAGTACCCACTACAGAGACGTAGCAGACGAACAAGTACACGTGACTCATACAGTATAAGAGCCACCCCTtcacagagacagagagggggaagtGGCTGCACGTTCAGTCGTGGGACTGTGCCGTCTGCCGCGGAGTGCGTTGAGTCCAACGCCATGGAGCTCAGCCCGTCGAAtgcgacggaggaggctcACCACAAATCGTTGAACCCGCAGGTGAACTCCGTCTGCCACTGCGCGCATCTGAGGCTGAAAGGCCCGCTGCACGtcgagaagctgcgcgagctgctcaAGAGGGTGCGCACGACCGTGCCGGGCCTCATCGAGCTTCACTTTGGCGAAAGCATGAATGTCtccgcgagcagcgccgactcCGCTGAGAGcaacacgcacgccctcTTCAGCCGCCACCAGAACGGGCATTACCTCAAAATGTACAAGACCCACCCGGCCCACATGGATCTCATGAACTATCTAATGAGCAGGGCGGAGCGCCCGGCGACAGTGGTTGACTTCGTCAACGTCGCTTCCAGCCTTTGACAACCTGTCAACGGACCAGCCACCCAAAACGGTGGACGTCCGtcacacatacgcacaaaCATGGAGAGGCAGAAGTGCGCTGTCGTGCACGCCGGTCGGCCGGtgcgcgaaaaaaaaaagaatatGTAGACCAGACATGTGCGCTCATCAAGTGAGGCAGGTACACTCTGAGACGCATTCGCCTCCGTTGCACCTCATAAACGTCAAGAGCGAAAAAGGTAGCATGGGGAGCTGCGCTCCCGCAAATCAAGCTAACTAACCACCAGGAGAAATATATGTGCATtagcggaggaggctggcCCTTGAAGGAGCAGAAATGGTGGATGTAGGGGAGGAAAGTTGGGGTATGGTGGTATCTCCTCTTTTATAGGACGGCATATTGGCGATGCTCCATTCACGAGCGTGGTGAGGCGATACATGGCCATTGTGGGCGTAGTCGAGAGGGGGCGCTGATTTTGACCTAGCACGAAGAGCGTAGCCCTCTGTAGGTACAGCAGAGTGATGCTTGAGAAAGAATGAGAGCGATGCTGTTACTCCGTGCGCTAGTAGTACTGCTCACGGCGTGCCGAATTTTTCGTTttgacggcgccgcctcttTGCTTAATGTGCGCCGCATgtccattttttttttcgtcctTTTGTTGCAACCGAAGCGGGTCTCTCACTACCTTGCTCTTTCCTGAGCCTTTCCCTTTGCTAGTACTGCTCCGATGCGCTCCTTGATCACCGCCACGTACCTCTCGCAAGCCTCTGCCActcttcgctgctgctcttcctgcACGCTTAGCTTATTTTCTTTCACGGGCACCATCCGCGAAGAGGCGCTGATGGGGGCATCCCTTCTCAATATTCCTCGTTCTTTTCCGCGCGTTTTTGTTCCTCGCCTGGCACCGCCAGCAACACCAATACGCTACGACGCGCGAGAAGAAGAAACACTGACACTGGCCCTATAACCACGACAACCTCAAAACAGATAGACTAGCATTGCAGAGTCTGTATTGTCGCCCTCGGCCACGCGCAGGCATTTctgcacacacgtacgcgcgCCTGACCATCAGCCATTGACTGCGGACACCCACTCTTCTCGCGTGGTACAAAGAGAGACGCTCTCGATTACTGTGTTctttttgcttgtttttgCTCCTACCTCTTTggttttctgttttctttgtgACGGGAGACGACTGCGTGGCAGGCATAAGTTTGAAGCGGTCCTCGCGCCTTGCTTGTCGACATGTACGTGTGGATGCGCAGGTACTCCTATATTTGTATATCTATCTGTGCATGTAGATGATTGCGGTAGACGTGGCCGGGTCCTCTTCATGCAAGAGGTTTTTTTTGTgtctacgtgtgtgtgtttacaAAAGAAGGACGACGACACGGAAGGAGCTGatgaaaaaagaaaaagggaaaacgaAGAGAAGTCTCTCGCGCGGCGTCTTTCTTGCGCGATTCGCGCGCGTCCTTCATGAGAAAGGTCCACGGGGGGTTGGCAGcggtctctctcgctctctctttctccaccgccttctcTTACGGCCTCGGTGTAGCATGCCTGCTAGCGTCGACTCGCGTCGCGGGCGGCGTCacttctcctctgcctttctttttttttttcgatttCCATCCTGCCCGTCTTTCTCCCCGCCATCTCCGTTCCATCTCGACCATCTCCTGTGCACCGCCAAGATTTTCTCATACCCCTTCTAGAAGTCACGCTCTCCTGTGCTTTgtccttttttttattgCGTCTCACGATAGCCTTGCTCCTGCGTCGTTGTGCCGACTCGCCTCTCTCACCATCTCCCCGCTCTGTACTTCACACCTCTGCCTATCTGTCACGCATTCTCTGTCAAGTGTGGTTGAGCGGCTCAGCACAGGCCCCATTTCTTTCTCGCGtcctctcttcttttgcCCACATCAAGCCTATTTCTGTCGAAGCATCTCCTCCGCCATTTTTTTCAACCGTCTCGTTCTCCCTACACGCAACGATGACCGCTGAGTACGACTACCTCTtcaagctgctgctgattggcgacagcggcgtcggtaAGTcctgcctgctcctccgcttcGCCGATGACAGCTACACCGATAGCTACATCTCCACCATTGGTGTCGACTTCAAGATTCGCACGCTGAACCTGGAAAGCAAGGTAATCAAGCTGCAGATTTGGGATACCGCCGGCCAGGAGCGCTTCCGCACCATCACGAGTAGCTACTACCGTGGTGCCCACGGCATCATCATAGTGTATGACACGACCGACATGGAGAGTTTCAACAACGTCAAGACGTGGCTGAGCGAAATCGAAAAGTACGCAAGTGAGAACGTCAACAAGATCCTCGTCGGCAACAAGTGCGATTTGGTCACAAAGAAGGCCGTCGATACGCAGATGGCGAAAGACTTTGCCGACTCCCTTGGCATCCCGTTCCTTGAAACGAGCGCCAAGAACTCCACAAACGTCGAGGAAGCCTTCATTCAAATGGCATCTGGAATCAAGGCGCGCCTGGCTGTGAGTGGTGAGGTCAAATCTGCGTCCCGTCCCAACCTGCAGAACCCCCCAACGGTGAAGAAGGAAGACAGCTGCTGCTAAGCATTGCGAGATACGGGCACGATACACAAAGGGACGGGCCGCCGCAGAGTGGGGGGAAGGGTCGGGAGTTCCCCTGCCTTCTCTCGACCCGAGGGACGTTAACTCTCCCGTGATCTGCGGACAAaagcgcggcgtcgaggaAAGGTGGGCGGCATACGACGCCAATGGTGCACTGAAGGTGAGCGAAAAGGCACGCAGGGATGCGTCGCTCTTCTTGAGCTGTGTCGTGATGTGTCGGTGGCCGTTGTCCTCGGTTGAGTGAGAGGCGCGATCGTGTGTTCCCCCTCCGCGCCACCCCGGCACAAGTGCCTGCGGGCTGCTTGTAGGCACGTATGCGTCCATGGGTGTGATCCCATCGTTGCGTGACTGTCCGTctacccctcccctcccctccccccgtaTGCCCAAGCTGGAAGAGGCGGACACGGACGCGCACAATGCTGTGGAGACTCGAGATGAGAGTTTTGAAGCGAGACAGAGAAACCGTCAATGCGTTTTTACTTTTTTGAGCAGTCTTATATCCATTTGCGTCGCTGATGGTTTTCTCCTCTCTTAGGCAATTCCCCTGACGCGCTGTATACGCTGGCGACTCACGAAAACCCACACGAGGGGCTCCCCTGCAGATGCAACTGTCCTGTGTCATGTACAAAACACAGAAAAAGGTATGAAAAagcagagaaggaaaaaaaagaaaaaaaaaacaaaacaaaagaagCATGAAGGAGCATGAAGGAGCGGCTTCACGACGGGAAGCGGGGCACCTGTGGTATGGATGTTCGGTGGCAAGAAGTGTGTTTGAGCGTATATCTccgtgcgtctgtgtgtgtgtgtgtacacgTCCAACAGAGTCTCGCAAGGGTCGGATCCCTTCTacctccttccccttcccctccccctccccccctcgcCGGACTCTCcccgcccgctgctgcgttcTCCTTCGATGTCGATCGTTTGTACATcgtcttttcttttcgtgctTCAGTATTGGGAGGATGGgcgttttttgttttgttgttttgttcTGCTCCCGTTTTGTTGATTTTTGTTGCTTCCTTTACTTTGTTTTTACGTCCTGGGCGCTCCCCTctgtcggtgcgtgtgtaAGCTTGCTTCTGTGTTCTTGCGTTTGAGGAATAGTGAAGGGAGTGAAACATCTCTAAATGGTGTGCGCTTCAGGTTGTCTATTTCGTTGCATCGTGTGCGcacgggagagagagcgcccccctccactcTCTGCCACATACGTACAAAGAGGGAAAAAAGGAGGTGTGTGAAAATATTCGGCAGGATTGTTGGCAGATGCGCCTTGGAAGGGAACCGGTGCGGGCGGCGGGGAAGAGTGTCAGGGTGAGAAGGGTGGAGAGGGCCACAGCGATGGTGCTACAACAAACAACGGAAggtgtctctccctctctctctctgcttgtcACtcagtgtgtgcgtgcaaaATGGCGAGATATCAGTTGTGTTCGTGTGTCTGACTGTCACCCTTCTTGAGTCCACCACCTCCCGAGCTCTACATCCCTTCCCACACATGCGCGTCTTCCGTATTTTTGTTCGTCCGAAGATGAAGTTGTGTTAGCACTTGAAAAGGAAAGAGTGATGCGCCATTCCTTTATTTGTCGTCACGCCGTCTGCGTTTGTTTTTTACTGATTTCGTTTCTGTTTACGTCGTCAGTGTCTCTTGGCAGTTGTGTGTtcaatatatatatatatatgtgtgtgtcggctCCTCTTtcgaggaaaaaaaaagaaaaacgcaaAACAATCGCACGCAACAAGCGCTGCACGAAACTCTCTGCCTGCCTCGGAcgctctgtctgtctgtctgtgtcttcTGTGCTTTTTCTTTTACTTGGCGGGTCGAGTCTCTGTTCCGCTCCTCCCCGATCCGTGTGCGCTTGGGCGtccccttttctttgcttttcgGCTCACTCGTTGTTTTACGTCATTCTCTATTTTGTGCTACCAGTGTATGCTAGTGCCTGgttgtgcgtctgtgtgtagGTAGGTGGACGCGCGTCTGCGGGCGCATGGGTCCTTTGCTTGTATgtctgcgccggcgtgcgtCTACGCGTCTTCCCCTTGTCattctcctcctttccccctcACTCAAAAAAGGGTAGAGAGAGTTCGGCCACCATTACCATATATATAAGGgaagaagcgagagaaaaaCACAGAAGTGACAACAGAAAAACGCTctttttcctcctccccactccccagagaaaaggaaaaacaacaGCAGATTTTGAATAACAGAGAAGTGAAACTCACGTCGGCAGTGACAGTGATACGCAGCAGAGCATTATGTTCACGAGAGTATGTGGCtggacgtgtgtgtgtgtgctgagcGATAGGAAtacacgaaaaaaaaataaagaagaagaaaaggaagcacTGAGGCaaacgagggagggggatgtGGCAGCATTCTAGTGTGATGTGTACGCAacgccctctttttttttgtattcATCTCCTGCCCCTCTAACACTTACCCCCGGgccctcccctcacctcccttcccttccttctTTGGTGCTTGACGGGCCTCCTTCAGGAAAGCAGGCTGACAAAAACAACCAAAGTATTACGAAGAGGTCGCCCCTGTGCTGGTAATGGGGAAGCAGCATGCGGAACGGAGAAAaaacgcgtgtgcgtgcggaaGCAGCGACCAGGCCCCCTCCCACCCGTCGTCATTTCGGTTTCTCTCCGGTGACGACTGTTGCCGTATACTTCGCGTTAGCTCCACGTTCTCCTGCACCACCCTGACACTCGCTCTCTGtcgtcctctcccctcttcgtcttccacaacaccgcagcggtgctcACGCAGATCTCGAGAGTTGAGGGCTGCAACGTCGAGcacaagcaaagaaaaaaaaagaagggtgCAGTCAGCGGAACAACGAACCGTAAAGACAGGGCACATCGGCTCCATCTATGCTGCACCTCTGTAATACTCCGTTTGTATACCACGAAAGTGTACTGTGAAAAACGAACGATGGTGACATCGCCGAAGCTGCTTCTTGGGGGCTTGCACAAGATCAGCGACCGCAGCGTATTCTTTACTCCACTTAAGAAGGATCATCTCGACTTGACAACCCTTAGCATCGCTCCCCCGTCGCACCGCGGCGTACTCCAGCGCAACGGTTTGGTGGCAAAAGCGTTCATTGGCGTGACGTTTTACGACGCGCGCACTTCCGCCGCGCACCCGTCGTCGCTTACATCACCAGCACGCCACATGTGCGAATCCGACGCAACCGATTCGGCGGAGCACCGCAAACTCTCCGCTGCGAAGCGAGAGGATCTGTGGCGTGCTGCGTTGGTGTacggcggcctgctgcacGACAAGTGGGATGCATTGGCGACTCCAGAGGAGctcgcggcgacgccgtggccAGTGCACACCGAAATGCAGTACGCCGAACTGATGGAGGAGTTAATTGCGCGGAAGGCCTGTACCACGGCAAACACGTCGAGcttctgtgtgcctgtcttGTCCATTGACGAGTTCGTTTACAAGCACAAAGGGGTGCGAGTGTGCCTCGGCGTGGCCTGGATGCCACGCTACTCGCACAACCTGCGAGAGTGGGCGGCAACATTTGCGCAGTCTGGTCACTGCGTGCCAGAGGCGTCGCTCCTGGCGCTTCTGCATCACGTGACCACGGGCGCActcgcgctgcgcacggctACCTGCACAGCGGCCAAAAAGGATGCGACGCTCTCTTTGTCCGTCACTCTGGAGAAGGTGCTTGTGTACCGAGCTTCGGAGGCGGAAAAAAAGATCGCGAAGGAGGCCGACCCAGACGAAACGGGGGAAGGGCTAACATTTGCGTTAGCCACTGGTGCGTtcaggtggcggcgcgcagaGCCGCATGTTGACGAGAGCATTTGGACGAACGTGCCGACACGCTCCCGCATCAGAGCTCTCACAAATCACCTGATCGTCCCCGAGGAGGGGCAGCTGTTGTACTGCACGCCTGAGGATCGCTCGCCGAGGCTATACCCgacgcacggcagcgcggccgcaaAGCAAGATGTCTGGACTCTTGGCGTCGTCCTCTACCTCCTCGCCTCTGGTGTTGCCGGCACAGACCATatcgccaccacctctccgCCGGACCGTGTCCCTCGGCTTGCACCCTTGCGCGAGTTGACGCCGCTCAACTCAGCGGCGCTCACTCCAGACTCTCTCTGGAAGCGCCTGCGGCGggagctggagcgccgcGGCTACAGCAGCACAATCGTGACCGTGGTCGCACAGCTCCTCTCGCTTGACCCGCTTACGCGACCGTCGCTGGACACAATGGACCGCATGCTGCAGGACCTGCATCGGCCGACCCCTGTGTGTCGCTTCCCGTTCGCTCTGGGCTCGTACGACCTGCTGCGGATGCCGAACCCTACTGACATTCACCTGAACCCCGGTGCACGGCGGTACACCATGGAGGGAGTGTGCGTCTTGTGCAAAAAGCACCGCGGCAGTACGCCCCTGTGTGGCAAGGATGGCGATCACGCCCCGGGCTTttcatcgccgtcgtggtctgacgaggagctgctgccgcagctgcacggcaTGGACTTGCACTATATAACCTTTCTCTACCCCCTTTGCGGGTCCAGCGAtgagcgtcggcggcgcaaGCAAGCGGCACTCGCTTTGCGAAGCTGCCACGACGGCAtcaacgccagcagcagcatcgcccGAGACGCCACACCGCTGCTGGACTGCACGATGCTGTTTCAGGTGTTCGGCGGCTTCGCCGTATACGAACGGGTGCCGGAGCTGAACGCGACGGGTCAGGTCTTCCACCGCGTCACCGTGAAGGAGGTGCTAGTGCCGTACCCGAGCCAGGGGCTGCGTCGCTCGGAGTTGCCTCTGGTGAAGCTGACGATCGATTTCAGCGGCGGCCTCCCGTGGCCTTCCTGCTGCACGGAAACTCTCCAGAAGAGCGGCCGGGTCTCCCGCAACGTGCCGTTCGGCTTCACGGGGGCTCACCACGACGTGAAGTGTTTTGGCTGGGTGCTACCTGGCGAGCGCTTCAGCCTGCCAAACGGGGGTCATtggacggcgccgcacgaTGGCTCTTTCGTGTTCTGGTTCCATTCGGACCTGCGACCAACGGATCGAGACCGCTACTTTGCCTTGACGAGTATgcgcgcagcgacgctgccggcAAAGTTGCCGCGCACCGTGATGCCCGATTCGCTCTTTCGGATGCACGCCGGGGACCAGAGACACGCCAGCAATCTTCTGCCAAGTCGCATAGGGAGCGGTAACCGAGCGGATTCTCGCCTGGGACGGGGCTGCATagcccaccgccgctcgTGCCAAAGCGTGACAGACATCGCCTTGCCATCAGCGACGCACGAGATTGTGGAGGCAGACGAGAAGGTGAGGACCCTTGTGACGCATAGgccgctttctctctccgcgcCGCGTGTGCAGAACACTCAGGAGGAGTCGCCGGTCCATGGGCGACGTCGGTGGAGCAGCGCAAAGGACAGGGTGCCGTCTCGCCACTCCTCCGCTTTTCCCGCGGAGGTTGTCGGCGCCCTCGAAGCACCCGATGAG
Coding sequences:
- a CDS encoding putative small GTP-binding protein Rab1, whose protein sequence is MTAEYDYLFKLLLIGDSGVGKSCLLLRFADDSYTDSYISTIGVDFKIRTLNLESKVIKLQIWDTAGQERFRTITSSYYRGAHGIIIVYDTTDMESFNNVKTWLSEIEKYASENVNKILVGNKCDLVTKKAVDTQMAKDFADSLGIPFLETSAKNSTNVEEAFIQMASGIKARLAVSGEVKSASRPNLQNPPTVKKEDSCC